In Methanooceanicella nereidis, a single window of DNA contains:
- a CDS encoding chemotaxis protein CheA has product MSQYRDMFVSEAREYLQSLNRSLLELEKCPSELSVLQEIFRSAHTLKGMSASMGFKDMETLTHRMENLLDRLRNGQLTADSGLVNVLFECLDTLESMTDDIEAGENGSVDISSISEKIDGFVVCEQTPEDTAIDQSGEEAIAVAATPADSQDQQAPAGSNEYEVHVTIEKSSDFRGIRAFLVIQNLSEIGSIITTTPSIQDLEDEKFSYDFSLVIQTDKSIDDVERKAKGVAEISQVKVKTRAVEKKEAAQKPAVKEGVKNIHSVRIDIDRLDVIMNLVGELVISRGRLFQIGSKHGLIDLNETLTMVDRSITDLQNEIMRIRMLPVDHVFNRFPRIVRDISKKQGKDINFIIEGQDTELDRTVLDEISDPLNHLIRNAVDHGIEMPEERVAKGKSATGTVKLVARRERSNVIIEVEDDGKGIDVNRVKQKAIDRGLLTEAQAAAMGDDEALMLIFKPGLSTAEKLSEVSGRGVGMDIVKTKVESLGGTVKIDSKPGEGTKTILKLPPTIAIVQALLIKVGDEHYAVSITNVVESEYVTESDIKTISGKEVIVIRDTLMPLIRLDRLFDIGTNDHMEKRTVIVIEKGDEKIGLLVDFIESQQEIFVKPLSGLLQNIRGFEGVTIMGDGRVVPILDISTLVEVKK; this is encoded by the coding sequence ATGTCACAGTACAGGGATATGTTCGTCAGCGAGGCGAGGGAGTACCTGCAAAGCCTTAACCGGTCTTTGCTGGAGCTTGAGAAGTGCCCTTCGGAGCTATCCGTATTACAGGAGATCTTCAGGTCAGCTCATACGCTTAAGGGAATGTCCGCTTCTATGGGTTTTAAGGACATGGAGACGCTCACGCACAGGATGGAGAACCTTCTCGACAGGCTCCGTAACGGCCAGCTGACAGCAGATTCCGGGCTTGTGAACGTGCTTTTTGAATGTCTTGACACTCTCGAGTCAATGACAGACGACATAGAGGCCGGCGAAAACGGATCCGTTGACATCTCATCAATATCGGAAAAGATCGATGGCTTTGTAGTATGCGAACAGACTCCGGAAGATACTGCGATCGATCAGTCCGGCGAAGAAGCAATAGCAGTCGCGGCCACTCCGGCAGATAGCCAGGATCAACAAGCTCCTGCCGGATCGAACGAGTATGAAGTTCATGTCACTATAGAAAAGTCCAGCGATTTCAGAGGTATACGCGCATTTCTTGTCATCCAGAACCTGTCCGAGATAGGCAGCATCATAACTACGACCCCTTCTATCCAGGATCTTGAGGATGAAAAATTTTCATATGACTTCAGCCTTGTCATCCAGACTGACAAAAGCATCGATGACGTCGAAAGAAAGGCTAAAGGAGTGGCCGAGATAAGCCAGGTAAAGGTCAAGACCAGGGCCGTCGAAAAGAAAGAGGCCGCTCAAAAGCCCGCTGTCAAAGAAGGCGTAAAAAACATCCATAGTGTACGCATCGACATCGACAGGCTTGACGTCATCATGAACCTTGTAGGGGAACTGGTGATCAGCAGGGGGAGGCTTTTCCAGATCGGCAGTAAGCACGGCCTGATAGACCTGAACGAGACGCTTACGATGGTAGATCGCTCGATAACCGACCTGCAGAACGAGATAATGCGAATACGCATGCTCCCGGTCGATCATGTCTTTAACAGATTTCCGCGCATTGTCCGGGACATAAGCAAAAAGCAGGGCAAAGATATAAATTTCATCATAGAAGGCCAGGACACAGAACTGGACAGGACCGTGCTCGACGAGATCAGCGATCCTCTTAACCATCTCATAAGGAACGCAGTCGACCACGGGATAGAGATGCCCGAAGAGCGCGTCGCGAAGGGCAAGAGCGCGACGGGGACGGTAAAGCTAGTAGCCAGAAGGGAACGCAGCAACGTCATTATTGAGGTCGAAGACGATGGTAAAGGTATCGATGTCAATAGGGTAAAACAAAAGGCTATCGACCGCGGTCTGCTGACGGAAGCCCAGGCTGCTGCCATGGGCGATGACGAAGCGCTGATGCTCATCTTTAAACCAGGCCTCTCGACCGCAGAGAAACTTTCCGAGGTTTCCGGAAGGGGTGTGGGCATGGACATCGTTAAGACGAAGGTCGAGAGCCTTGGGGGCACGGTAAAGATCGACTCAAAACCCGGCGAAGGGACAAAGACCATTCTAAAGCTGCCTCCGACGATAGCCATCGTACAGGCGCTTCTGATCAAGGTCGGCGATGAGCATTATGCAGTATCTATCACAAACGTAGTAGAATCGGAATACGTCACCGAGTCTGATATTAAGACGATCAGCGGGAAGGAAGTCATCGTCATACGCGATACTCTGATGCCGCTTATCCGGCTTGACAGGCTCTTTGACATCGGCACGAACGATCATATGGAAAAACGAACTGTCATCGTCATTGAAAAAGGCGATGAAAAAATAGGTCTTTTAGTGGACTTCATCGAGAGCCAGCAGGAGATATTCGTTAAGCCGCTAAGCGGTCTTTTACAGAACATCAGAGGTTTCGAGGGAGTCACGATAATGGGCGACGGGCGAGTGGTCCCCATACTGGATATTTCGACGCTCGTAGAGGTGAAAAAATGA
- the thrC gene encoding threonine synthase, with amino-acid sequence MRVKYLQCVRCGRKYPREEIRYRCDCGDSIELVYDYSAYKGKVTWDILRQRTFCHWRYREFYPPLKSSGIITMHEGGTALIRSRNIAKDIGCGDLMFKMESLNPTGSFKDRGSTIEISQAYEYGAKTIVCASTGNMGASVAAYCGRGNIKCTIYVPEDTPRIKLLQMEAHGARVVRVKGDYTLAANLAKKEYEEKGVYLAGDYPYRSEGEKSVALEIMDVLDGDLDYLVVPMGNGTLLHGMWKGIKEMKLFGLIDRLPKILGVQAEGCNTIVRSYFENKDSIEPVHPDTRMDAIACGDPLDGLWALRALKESGGRGILVSDVDAQCAKEMLAREEGIFAEISGAASLAGFIKVHNAGLIPEDARVVVLVTGHGLKEPEFFETRI; translated from the coding sequence ATGCGTGTTAAGTATCTCCAGTGCGTCAGGTGCGGTCGCAAGTACCCCCGGGAGGAGATACGGTATAGATGCGACTGTGGCGACAGTATCGAACTGGTCTATGATTATAGCGCCTATAAAGGAAAGGTGACCTGGGATATTTTAAGGCAAAGGACATTCTGCCACTGGCGATACCGGGAGTTTTACCCGCCCCTTAAAAGTTCCGGCATCATAACCATGCACGAGGGCGGCACAGCACTCATCAGGTCCAGGAACATCGCAAAGGATATCGGCTGCGGCGACCTGATGTTCAAGATGGAGAGCCTGAACCCTACCGGCTCTTTTAAGGACAGAGGGTCGACGATAGAGATATCGCAGGCATACGAATACGGGGCGAAAACCATTGTCTGCGCTTCGACCGGTAATATGGGAGCCAGCGTCGCGGCATACTGTGGGCGCGGTAATATCAAATGCACGATTTACGTGCCGGAAGACACGCCCCGCATCAAGCTTTTACAGATGGAGGCCCACGGGGCCAGGGTAGTCAGGGTGAAGGGAGACTATACGCTTGCGGCGAACCTTGCCAAGAAAGAATACGAAGAAAAAGGCGTCTACCTTGCCGGGGATTACCCGTACAGGAGCGAGGGCGAAAAATCCGTGGCTTTAGAGATAATGGACGTGCTTGACGGCGATCTGGACTACCTGGTCGTCCCCATGGGGAACGGAACTCTGCTTCACGGCATGTGGAAAGGTATAAAGGAGATGAAGCTTTTCGGGCTTATTGACAGGCTTCCGAAGATCCTGGGAGTCCAGGCTGAAGGCTGCAACACTATCGTAAGGTCATATTTTGAGAATAAAGACTCTATCGAGCCCGTTCACCCTGATACAAGAATGGACGCGATAGCCTGCGGAGATCCTCTCGACGGCCTGTGGGCATTACGCGCTTTAAAGGAATCCGGCGGCAGAGGGATCCTTGTGAGCGATGTGGACGCGCAGTGCGCTAAAGAGATGCTCGCCCGCGAGGAAGGGATATTCGCCGAAATATCGGGAGCTGCAAGCCTGGCGGGTTTTATAAAAGTACATAATGCCGGGTTGATACCTGAGGATGCCCGAGTGGTCGTACTGGTCACAGGACATGGGTTAAAAGAGCCGGAGTTTTTCGAGACCAGAATATGA
- a CDS encoding CheF family chemotaxis protein: MEQETVVAKTNVDFISSADPDGDIDEKRWVKNGLIIITNQNLYLNNGGQRIGMPLKGLEDVEVREQNGKTILVITRYVNGKFNACMISAASQTIESLRKYFLQYISDAFKTSIYFISPASRGGVLLTTTSWDAGLLLATQKAIWFMSKTKRIRVGLENITRISRETRKISGKDRYVLVVNHVDLSEAVSSIVLCPDNTMDMLEKYLSDLTERYKIKDDQKFSEIEEQVATLVYSGVDSSAIQSMLNVDDVKIEEIYDKMLALGLAKVVRMRREMELTPKGVKYVTDIMNKVTIEKK; encoded by the coding sequence ATGGAACAAGAAACAGTTGTAGCCAAAACAAATGTTGACTTTATATCTTCGGCAGATCCTGACGGCGATATAGATGAAAAACGATGGGTCAAGAACGGCCTTATCATCATCACTAACCAGAACTTGTACCTTAACAACGGGGGACAGCGTATCGGAATGCCCTTAAAAGGGCTTGAAGACGTAGAGGTTCGGGAGCAGAACGGAAAAACGATCCTGGTCATAACGAGGTATGTGAACGGAAAGTTCAATGCCTGCATGATATCCGCCGCCTCCCAGACAATCGAATCTCTTAGAAAATATTTTCTGCAATACATCTCCGACGCCTTCAAGACAAGCATCTATTTTATATCTCCCGCGAGCAGAGGCGGTGTTTTACTAACGACCACGTCCTGGGATGCCGGTCTTCTTCTGGCCACTCAAAAAGCCATATGGTTCATGTCCAAAACGAAGCGCATCCGTGTAGGGCTCGAGAACATCACACGCATTAGCCGCGAGACCCGAAAGATCAGCGGCAAGGACCGCTACGTCCTGGTTGTGAACCATGTCGACCTGAGCGAAGCGGTATCCAGCATTGTCCTGTGCCCGGACAATACGATGGATATGCTTGAAAAATATCTCTCTGACCTTACAGAGCGCTACAAGATAAAGGACGACCAGAAGTTTTCGGAGATCGAAGAACAGGTAGCGACCCTTGTATACAGCGGCGTCGACTCGAGCGCGATACAATCGATGCTGAACGTTGACGATGTAAAGATCGAGGAGATCTATGACAAGATGCTGGCGCTGGGCCTTGCCAAGGTCGTTCGCATGAGGCGCGAGATGGAATTGACGCCAAAGGGCGTGAAGTATGTCACTGACATTATGAACAAGGTCACAATCGAAAAAAAATGA
- a CDS encoding HD domain-containing protein, producing the protein MSDPVINSVYEEARIKYCSASHDFSHAVRVADHCHSIAPSVSADIRICTVAALLHDIGRSDRSEHEHFDSSEDVRKLLDGKFDPVFIGRVVKCIERHSSSSLEFPESPEEKTIFDADKLDGYGYTGVARFFTYAGENRLDIKQALNEAIRRMESIERRGSFLTPAGRRMGRSRAFRAFAYYLSLAREFGLEDEEIRMRDVLIASQGKIAGNIALALIKLLY; encoded by the coding sequence ATGAGCGACCCGGTAATAAATTCGGTATATGAAGAAGCCAGGATCAAATATTGCTCTGCTTCCCATGACTTTAGCCATGCAGTCCGTGTCGCGGACCATTGTCACAGCATAGCGCCTTCCGTATCCGCGGACATCCGCATATGCACGGTCGCTGCACTGCTTCATGATATCGGCAGGTCAGACCGGTCGGAACATGAGCACTTCGATTCCAGCGAAGACGTACGTAAATTGCTTGACGGGAAGTTCGATCCGGTTTTTATCGGCCGTGTCGTGAAGTGTATTGAGCGCCATAGCTCTTCATCACTAGAATTCCCGGAATCGCCGGAAGAAAAAACTATTTTTGACGCCGATAAGCTCGACGGCTATGGTTACACTGGTGTCGCGAGGTTCTTCACATATGCGGGCGAAAACCGCCTTGACATAAAACAGGCTTTGAACGAGGCGATAAGGAGGATGGAAAGCATCGAGAGACGGGGCTCCTTCCTGACCCCTGCCGGCCGCAGGATGGGCCGTTCCAGGGCGTTCAGGGCATTCGCTTACTATCTAAGCCTCGCCCGGGAGTTCGGGCTTGAGGATGAGGAAATACGGATGAGGGATGTATTGATCGCGTCACAGGGAAAAATTGCCGGGAATATCGCGCTGGCGCTTATAAAGTTATTATATTAG
- a CDS encoding chemotaxis protein CheC, with protein sequence MNGTSIELTEFQKDALKEFGNIGSAHAATSLSQMMGRGIEMKVPDIELAPLSKILTFIDPDEPVAGLYFQLMDGESNTGHIYLLFPEQSAYAISDILMGMELGTTMSITDMEMSALMEVGNILVSTFSDASAGLLGITMLPSPPAYSFDMARSLIEKILLDIGRMSSNAIIFKTSLSDESNCVNGYLLLLPNPETLEKILDILGSKVNG encoded by the coding sequence ATGAACGGGACATCAATAGAACTAACGGAGTTTCAAAAGGACGCATTAAAGGAATTCGGTAACATCGGCTCGGCACACGCCGCTACATCCCTGTCGCAGATGATGGGGCGCGGCATAGAAATGAAAGTCCCGGATATCGAACTTGCCCCGCTTAGCAAGATTCTCACTTTCATAGATCCGGATGAGCCCGTTGCCGGACTTTATTTCCAGCTTATGGACGGGGAGAGCAACACAGGCCACATTTACCTGCTGTTCCCCGAGCAGAGCGCATATGCCATTTCCGACATACTTATGGGCATGGAACTCGGGACGACGATGTCCATCACTGACATGGAAATGTCAGCGCTGATGGAAGTGGGCAATATACTGGTCTCGACGTTCTCCGACGCTTCTGCCGGGCTATTGGGGATAACGATGCTGCCGTCGCCTCCCGCATATTCGTTCGACATGGCCAGGTCGCTCATCGAAAAAATATTACTGGACATCGGCAGGATGTCGTCCAACGCGATCATATTTAAGACGTCACTGAGCGATGAATCAAACTGCGTGAATGGCTATCTGCTCTTATTGCCAAACCCGGAGACCCTTGAAAAGATACTGGACATTCTCGGATCAAAGGTAAACGGTTAA
- a CDS encoding response regulator encodes MAKILIVDDAAFMRTLLKNILFPKGYEIAGEAENGAMAVEKYQQLKPDLVTMDIVMPGVNGIEALKQIKSIDPGAKVIMCTAVGQEAMVRAAITSGAKGYIVKPFQAPKVLEEVQKVLGS; translated from the coding sequence TTGGCCAAGATACTTATCGTGGACGACGCTGCGTTCATGAGGACACTTTTAAAGAACATACTGTTTCCCAAAGGGTATGAGATAGCAGGCGAAGCCGAGAACGGTGCTATGGCAGTGGAAAAATACCAGCAGCTAAAGCCGGATCTGGTTACAATGGACATTGTCATGCCGGGTGTGAACGGCATAGAAGCATTAAAGCAGATCAAGTCGATCGATCCCGGCGCAAAGGTGATAATGTGCACCGCCGTGGGTCAGGAAGCTATGGTCAGGGCAGCGATCACCAGCGGAGCAAAAGGCTACATTGTAAAGCCTTTCCAGGCCCCGAAAGTACTCGAAGAGGTACAGAAAGTCCTGGGTTCGTAG
- a CDS encoding GNAT family N-acetyltransferase has translation MSKYLDIRPAKTPDINAINDIYNHYVINSICTFQTEPETVESRTAWFEAHGERYPVFVAEIDGEVVGWASLSKYHPGSSAWHTVEDSVYIRHDMTGKGIGKVLLMNLILEARCLGYHSIMAGIASDQIASLKLHEDFGFMEAGHLREIGYKLDRWIDVKLLQLLL, from the coding sequence ATGAGCAAATACCTGGATATCCGCCCCGCGAAGACCCCGGACATTAATGCGATCAACGATATTTATAATCATTATGTCATTAATTCAATATGTACGTTCCAGACAGAACCCGAGACAGTCGAAAGCCGTACGGCATGGTTCGAAGCTCACGGCGAGAGATACCCGGTGTTCGTTGCTGAGATCGACGGGGAGGTCGTTGGATGGGCTTCGCTTTCTAAGTACCACCCGGGGTCATCTGCATGGCACACGGTAGAGGATTCCGTCTATATCAGGCATGACATGACGGGTAAAGGAATAGGAAAAGTATTGCTGATGAACCTCATACTTGAGGCACGTTGCCTGGGATACCACAGCATCATGGCAGGGATCGCATCTGATCAGATAGCGAGCTTAAAGCTGCACGAAGACTTCGGCTTTATGGAAGCAGGCCATCTTAGAGAGATCGGGTACAAGCTGGATAGGTGGATAGACGTGAAGCTATTACAGCTATTGCTCTAA
- a CDS encoding protein-glutamate methylesterase/protein-glutamine glutaminase translates to MSLIRVLVVDDSILMRTIISDMLNVPGEISVVGTAKNGMEAVEKVKELSPDVITMDVEMPGMDGISAVRAIMRQRPTPIIMVSAVTKEGAHATFSALAAGAVDFVTKPSGSISLDIERVKESLIKKIKTACKIDREKLSYSHATKGQKIKSERNRGVRASNVVVIGTSTGGPPALEKVLSSIPGNINAGILIVQHMPPGFTRSFAERLDRISDIDVKEAEDGDHVNNGLALIAPGNYHMEIVKEKAGIIRRETVRLNQGPSVHSVRPAADITMNSAADIYGSKVLGVVLTGMGCDGAFGLKNIKSRGGRTIACDEKTSVIFGMPRAAIELGCVDSVVPLDRIADEIMKML, encoded by the coding sequence TTGAGCTTGATCAGGGTGCTGGTCGTAGACGATTCTATCCTGATGAGGACGATCATCTCGGATATGCTTAACGTCCCCGGGGAGATATCTGTCGTCGGCACAGCGAAAAACGGTATGGAGGCCGTTGAGAAAGTCAAGGAACTTTCCCCGGACGTTATCACCATGGACGTAGAGATGCCCGGGATGGACGGCATCTCTGCAGTACGCGCCATAATGAGGCAAAGGCCGACACCCATCATCATGGTCTCTGCGGTCACGAAAGAGGGGGCGCATGCGACATTTTCCGCTCTTGCGGCAGGTGCTGTGGATTTCGTCACCAAGCCGTCCGGCTCGATATCTCTCGACATTGAACGAGTAAAGGAGTCGCTTATCAAAAAGATCAAGACCGCCTGCAAGATCGACAGGGAGAAGCTATCATATTCACATGCTACAAAAGGCCAGAAAATAAAATCGGAAAGGAATAGGGGAGTCCGGGCAAGCAACGTCGTCGTGATCGGCACTTCTACCGGAGGGCCGCCGGCCCTTGAAAAAGTCCTGTCGTCGATACCGGGTAACATCAACGCCGGTATACTTATTGTCCAGCATATGCCGCCGGGATTTACCCGGTCCTTCGCTGAAAGGCTTGACAGGATATCGGACATCGACGTCAAAGAGGCAGAGGACGGGGATCACGTCAATAATGGTCTTGCGCTTATAGCTCCCGGCAACTATCATATGGAAATAGTAAAAGAAAAGGCCGGCATCATCCGGAGGGAAACTGTAAGACTTAACCAGGGCCCCTCGGTCCACAGTGTCAGGCCGGCAGCCGATATCACAATGAACAGCGCCGCTGATATCTATGGCTCTAAAGTCCTTGGTGTCGTCCTGACAGGCATGGGATGCGACGGCGCTTTCGGGCTTAAGAACATTAAGTCCAGAGGCGGGCGGACTATCGCATGCGATGAAAAAACGAGCGTGATCTTCGGTATGCCCAGGGCGGCCATAGAGCTGGGCTGCGTCGATAGCGTCGTCCCGCTCGACAGGATCGCGGACGAGATCATGAAAATGTTGTAA
- a CDS encoding Glu/Leu/Phe/Val family dehydrogenase: MQSPDFLTSTLNLIRESCEISGIDEKYMRLLSRTDKKLIVEYPVSMDDGNVSFIKAFRIQHTNALGPYKGGIRISPMSSEAEVTALSMLMSLKCAILGLPYGGSKGGIVSDAGKLSRNELERVCRGYIRAISSVIGPDMDIPAPDMNVSEESIGWMLDEYEKMAGHSVPAVITGKPVVLGGIKGRKTAVAWGGIFIMEEAERLYNCKCKSFAIQGFGNVGGSLASILYEKGKKVVAVSDSTGGVYLEDGLNIPALFKHKAKTGSVTGFKDARDITNKELLELETDFLVPAATEDQITGKNAADINARAVLSLANGPVDKRASEILNDRGIFVIPDVLANGGGVVVSHFEWAQGRQGYAWSGPQVSGNLKLIMKKAFRDVHDVSVDYKKDMYTAAYILGVNNIVSALKARSI, encoded by the coding sequence ATGCAATCCCCTGATTTTCTGACAAGCACTCTTAACCTGATAAGAGAGTCCTGCGAGATAAGCGGTATCGATGAAAAATATATGCGTCTTCTGTCGCGTACGGATAAAAAACTGATAGTGGAATATCCGGTCTCTATGGACGACGGTAATGTCTCTTTCATTAAAGCTTTCCGCATACAGCACACTAACGCGCTGGGGCCGTATAAGGGTGGCATAAGGATCTCTCCGATGTCGTCCGAAGCGGAGGTCACGGCGCTTTCGATGCTGATGTCCTTAAAATGCGCCATTCTGGGATTGCCTTACGGCGGATCCAAAGGCGGGATAGTGTCCGATGCGGGAAAGCTGTCAAGAAATGAGCTGGAGCGTGTATGCAGGGGTTATATAAGGGCGATAAGCTCTGTCATCGGTCCTGATATGGATATTCCGGCTCCCGATATGAACGTCTCAGAAGAGTCGATAGGGTGGATGCTGGACGAATATGAAAAGATGGCGGGACATTCGGTCCCTGCCGTTATAACCGGAAAGCCTGTCGTCCTGGGCGGTATAAAAGGAAGGAAGACGGCCGTGGCATGGGGCGGCATATTCATCATGGAAGAGGCTGAGCGGTTATATAACTGTAAATGTAAGAGCTTCGCAATACAGGGATTCGGAAACGTCGGCGGGAGCCTGGCAAGTATACTTTATGAAAAAGGTAAGAAAGTGGTAGCGGTCAGCGATTCAACCGGGGGAGTATACCTGGAAGACGGGCTGAACATACCCGCCCTGTTCAAGCATAAAGCAAAGACCGGCTCTGTGACTGGATTTAAAGACGCCAGGGATATAACAAATAAAGAGCTGCTGGAACTTGAAACAGACTTCCTTGTACCGGCGGCGACCGAAGACCAGATAACCGGTAAGAACGCTGCGGACATCAATGCCCGGGCTGTATTATCCCTTGCGAACGGCCCTGTAGATAAGAGGGCCAGTGAAATACTAAACGACAGGGGTATTTTTGTCATCCCTGACGTGCTGGCTAACGGGGGCGGAGTCGTAGTAAGCCATTTTGAGTGGGCTCAAGGCAGACAGGGATATGCATGGAGCGGCCCGCAGGTATCGGGAAATCTTAAACTTATAATGAAGAAGGCATTCAGGGACGTTCACGATGTATCCGTGGATTATAAAAAGGATATGTATACTGCCGCATATATCCTGGGAGTTAACAATATCGTCAGCGCATTAAAAGCGAGGTCCATCTAA
- a CDS encoding metal-dependent transcriptional regulator produces MKNIDGLELSPKKIEYLKYILRRGETVKTTDISNEFDVDPSTVTKTINELEGTGLIEHVPYRGVRLTSRGIEYAEFLLRRHRLIALMLSNYGLTPKEACEEASKLEGYVSKEVVNKICNSMGHPDEGVCGAIKHDFCCCCPEEN; encoded by the coding sequence ATGAAAAATATCGACGGACTTGAGCTTAGCCCAAAAAAGATCGAGTACTTAAAATATATTCTACGAAGGGGCGAGACTGTCAAGACCACAGATATTTCGAACGAGTTTGACGTCGACCCTTCGACAGTCACGAAGACCATTAATGAGCTTGAGGGAACGGGGCTTATTGAGCACGTTCCATACAGGGGGGTCCGCCTGACATCTCGCGGGATAGAATATGCCGAATTCCTTCTGAGAAGGCACAGGCTAATAGCGCTGATGCTCTCCAATTATGGCCTGACGCCAAAGGAGGCGTGCGAGGAGGCGTCAAAGCTGGAAGGCTACGTGTCAAAGGAAGTCGTAAATAAGATTTGCAACTCTATGGGCCATCCGGACGAGGGCGTATGCGGTGCCATAAAGCATGATTTTTGCTGCTGCTGCCCCGAGGAAAATTAA
- a CDS encoding chemotaxis protein CheD: MADEVFEVGMGEIVVTHNPATLSIIGLGSCVGVALYNPKAKMGGLAHVMLPDSKRSRPGANLKKFADTGIAIMMEELKKKGVDHLWTTAKLVGGASMFQSADKSVFNIGSDNVTMCREILKGQRIKIVSEDVLGNKGRTMKFDLVTGKVQVRYVDGLVREI, from the coding sequence ATGGCAGACGAGGTCTTTGAGGTGGGAATGGGCGAGATAGTCGTCACCCATAACCCTGCAACACTATCGATCATCGGGCTCGGATCGTGCGTAGGCGTAGCCCTATATAACCCGAAGGCTAAAATGGGCGGCCTTGCCCATGTTATGCTACCTGACAGTAAAAGATCCCGCCCCGGAGCAAACCTGAAAAAATTTGCGGATACCGGGATCGCCATCATGATGGAAGAGCTAAAAAAGAAAGGTGTGGACCATCTGTGGACCACCGCTAAACTTGTCGGTGGCGCCAGCATGTTCCAGTCCGCCGATAAAAGCGTATTCAACATAGGCTCTGATAATGTGACGATGTGCCGGGAGATATTAAAAGGGCAGCGGATAAAGATCGTTTCCGAAGACGTGCTTGGAAACAAAGGCAGGACGATGAAATTTGACCTTGTCACCGGCAAGGTCCAGGTCCGCTATGTGGACGGTCTTGTCAGAGAGATCTGA
- a CDS encoding YkgJ family cysteine cluster protein: MSGCTQCGTCCLKYGMRLEASGQDIAKWMFDGREDILRHVLIRYDEKGEVSEGILWVDENGNKVASCPFLRSTEDKRYFCGIQDAKPEVCSWHFCEKYYPFD; encoded by the coding sequence ATGAGCGGTTGCACCCAGTGCGGGACATGTTGCCTGAAATATGGCATGAGACTTGAGGCTTCCGGCCAGGACATCGCTAAATGGATGTTCGACGGCAGGGAAGACATCCTCAGACATGTGCTGATCCGGTATGATGAAAAAGGTGAAGTATCCGAAGGCATCCTCTGGGTGGACGAGAACGGGAATAAGGTCGCTTCGTGCCCATTCTTAAGATCTACGGAAGATAAAAGATATTTTTGCGGCATACAGGATGCAAAGCCCGAAGTATGCTCATGGCATTTCTGCGAAAAATACTATCCATTCGATTAG
- a CDS encoding CheR family methyltransferase: protein MSEVIDPELRMLLRKVHDRTGIDLCQYKDNYITRRVSTRLKALNVSTYREYMKALDTMPGEYEKIVDAFTINVSEFFRDKETFKVIMHTVIPSIINEKTVQGRKMIRIWSAGCACGEEVHSISMILHELLGSSYDKFTISLYATDIDDACMKKAKDGVYEMTSFRNVDKALLEKYTVPSESGKLALKPEIKRNIHYRRYDLIKGDKFGSFFDLILCRNVMIYFSEEQKKKLLMDFYNSLSSSGYLVIGKTETLVGDSRNLLEVVNNQERIYRKPSPVDRKV from the coding sequence ATGTCGGAAGTTATTGATCCGGAGCTTAGAATGCTTTTAAGGAAGGTCCATGATAGGACAGGGATCGACCTTTGCCAGTATAAGGACAACTATATCACAAGGAGAGTCTCAACAAGGCTAAAAGCCCTGAACGTATCTACATACAGGGAATATATGAAAGCCCTGGACACGATGCCGGGAGAATATGAAAAGATCGTAGATGCGTTCACGATAAACGTTTCGGAGTTCTTCAGGGATAAGGAGACCTTCAAAGTGATAATGCATACGGTCATTCCGTCTATCATCAATGAAAAGACCGTCCAGGGAAGAAAAATGATAAGGATATGGAGCGCCGGCTGCGCGTGCGGCGAAGAGGTACATTCCATATCGATGATACTGCATGAGCTGCTGGGGAGCAGCTATGATAAGTTCACCATCTCGCTCTATGCGACCGACATCGACGACGCATGCATGAAAAAGGCCAAGGACGGCGTATATGAAATGACGTCTTTCAGGAATGTAGATAAGGCGCTGCTGGAAAAATATACCGTGCCTTCCGAGAGCGGGAAGCTTGCATTGAAGCCGGAGATAAAGCGCAACATACATTATCGCCGGTATGACCTGATCAAAGGCGATAAGTTCGGCTCCTTCTTTGATCTTATCCTGTGCAGGAACGTGATGATATATTTCTCCGAAGAACAAAAAAAGAAGCTGTTGATGGATTTTTATAACTCCCTTTCCAGCAGCGGATATTTGGTCATAGGAAAGACGGAGACACTTGTCGGCGACTCAAGGAACCTGCTCGAAGTTGTGAATAACCAGGAGCGGATATACCGCAAACCATCGCCTGTAGACCGCAAGGTCTGA